In one Maledivibacter sp. genomic region, the following are encoded:
- a CDS encoding trehalose repressor, whose translation MYSILTTTSEFAKQSIKREVEALEFMEERQVEGVIYVPQIISPEIIEYLKNYKTAIVSLTEKLQGTSIPALTFDDYNAAKSIVQYLIDLGHKDIAFIGISDEYYSTGFLRKKGYLDALKENNIPVNYEGIISSGFSLLEGYSSARDLINNPNIKPTAVFAALDRIAYGTMSYLNKAGYRVPQDISVVGIDDDDLSSYYTPPLTTIYYDFIKAGGSIANMLLEVINDKQTLVEDRKMGFYIRERNSAI comes from the coding sequence ATGTATTCAATTCTTACTACTACTTCTGAATTTGCTAAACAAAGTATTAAACGTGAAGTAGAAGCCTTGGAGTTTATGGAAGAGCGCCAAGTTGAGGGTGTTATTTATGTACCTCAAATCATATCTCCAGAAATAATAGAATACTTAAAAAATTACAAAACTGCTATTGTAAGTTTAACAGAAAAATTGCAGGGGACATCTATACCAGCCTTAACATTTGATGATTATAATGCTGCAAAATCTATTGTTCAGTATTTGATAGACTTAGGGCACAAAGATATTGCTTTTATTGGCATTTCTGATGAATATTATTCTACTGGATTTTTGAGAAAAAAAGGTTATCTTGATGCATTAAAGGAAAATAATATACCAGTTAACTATGAGGGCATCATAAGTTCTGGATTTTCGTTACTTGAAGGATATTCATCGGCGAGAGATCTTATTAATAACCCTAATATTAAGCCTACTGCAGTTTTTGCTGCACTGGATCGAATTGCTTATGGTACGATGAGTTACTTGAATAAGGCGGGCTATCGTGTTCCACAGGACATTTCTGTTGTAGGCATTGACGATGACGATTTATCTAGCTATTATACGCCACCTTTAACAACCATTTATTATGATTTTATCAAAGCAGGAGGGAGTATAGCCAATATGTTACTTGAAGTTATAAATGATAAACAAACATTAGTTGAAGATAGAAAAATGGGATTTTATATTAGAGAAAGAAACAGTGCAATATGA
- a CDS encoding MATE family efflux transporter gives MKNRIDLTQGNIVGVLFKLAMPIMLTSFLQMAYNMMDMFWLGNYDPSGQAVSAAGTAGFFSWLAIAFIMFAKIGAEVKVAQSIGSNKLEDTKKYINTSIKIILVLSIFYTVVILIFKENLIAFFNIENQAINTMSIEYLRIIGFGFIFYFINPVFTAIFNGSGDSLTPLIMNFIGLFLNLILDPLMIKGIGPFSEMGVQGAALATVFSQAVVTIAFIITIRISTNGKTLFNGFNIFSKIEVPYMNEILKIGTPVAIQNGLFTFYSMLIARIISHIDPVGIGVQKVGSMIESLSWMTAGGFQTALSSFVGQNYGAQKWDRIYKGYFSALSIVSVFGIGVTFLLVFGAEPIFKLFISGEEPLKMGTIYLKILGLSQLFMCIEITTAGAFNGLGKTKIPSWVSILLTGARVPAAYFLSTFTVLGIEGVWWSISMSSIFKGLVLVTLFVILLIKTPEVGIHKIKKHFKIN, from the coding sequence ATGAAAAATAGAATTGACCTCACTCAAGGAAATATTGTTGGGGTCTTATTCAAACTTGCAATGCCAATTATGTTAACATCTTTTTTACAAATGGCTTATAATATGATGGATATGTTTTGGTTAGGTAATTATGATCCCTCTGGTCAAGCGGTATCTGCTGCTGGAACTGCAGGATTTTTTTCATGGCTTGCAATAGCATTTATTATGTTTGCTAAAATCGGGGCGGAAGTTAAGGTTGCTCAATCTATAGGAAGTAACAAGCTAGAGGATACTAAAAAATATATAAACACTTCAATTAAAATAATTTTAGTACTTAGTATATTTTATACAGTAGTAATATTAATATTTAAGGAAAACTTAATAGCCTTTTTTAATATCGAAAATCAAGCTATAAATACTATGTCCATAGAATATCTTAGAATAATAGGGTTTGGATTTATTTTCTATTTTATTAATCCAGTATTTACAGCAATATTTAACGGTTCAGGAGATAGTCTGACTCCTTTAATAATGAATTTTATAGGATTATTTTTAAATTTGATTTTGGATCCATTAATGATAAAAGGCATAGGTCCTTTTAGTGAAATGGGAGTACAAGGAGCGGCTCTAGCAACAGTTTTTTCGCAGGCTGTAGTTACTATTGCATTTATAATAACAATTAGGATTAGTACAAATGGAAAAACTTTATTCAATGGATTCAATATATTTTCAAAAATTGAAGTTCCATATATGAATGAAATACTAAAGATTGGTACACCTGTTGCTATTCAAAATGGACTTTTTACTTTCTATAGCATGTTAATAGCAAGAATAATTTCACATATAGACCCGGTGGGGATTGGTGTTCAAAAGGTAGGTTCTATGATAGAATCATTATCCTGGATGACCGCCGGAGGGTTTCAAACAGCTCTCAGCAGCTTTGTAGGTCAGAACTATGGCGCACAAAAATGGGATAGAATATATAAGGGATATTTTTCAGCTCTTTCAATTGTATCCGTATTTGGTATTGGGGTTACCTTTCTCTTAGTATTTGGAGCTGAACCAATATTTAAACTGTTTATATCAGGAGAAGAACCTTTAAAAATGGGAACTATTTACCTAAAAATATTAGGTTTATCACAGTTATTTATGTGTATAGAGATAACAACAGCAGGTGCATTCAATGGATTAGGAAAAACTAAAATCCCTTCATGGGTAAGTATACTACTTACCGGTGCAAGAGTTCCCGCTGCATATTTTCTATCTACCTTTACTGTTTTAGGAATTGAAGGAGTTTGGTGGAGTATAAGTATGAGTAGTATATTTAAGGGGCTTGTATTAGTGACGTTGTTTGTTATACTTTTGATTAAAACACCAGAAGTTGGAATCCATAAGATAAAGAAGCATTTTAAGATAAATTGA
- a CDS encoding site-specific integrase gives MNNSIISSDSEKLIKYFTLERLKLEKTRRDYTREILRFTEYIKKDFLLANNEDCTSYINNLKENARKGKMSVFTVEKKYIYLFSFFNYIEGVKLIYGFIPASFYNHFKTVEKPSAPRNISSDKIISLSELDELISILKAGNLRDYTALMLIFTSGLTLKEATTLKWNQFVEDINSNVALEFIIKNSEKRYVKVSHDMTELLAEYKKSIEPVNKDSFVFKNKFGNPLSGRWLRKVLTDACKKAEFEHIYTPRDLRHSAAAMCLKNGAPAEKVKEQLGWSDARIADRYNYSIPFLEDNAIDYLNFKLK, from the coding sequence ATGAATAACAGTATAATTTCATCTGATAGCGAAAAGCTTATAAAGTACTTTACCCTAGAAAGATTAAAATTAGAGAAGACCCGTAGAGACTATACTAGAGAAATACTAAGGTTCACAGAATATATAAAAAAGGACTTCTTGTTGGCAAATAATGAAGATTGCACTTCCTACATAAATAATCTCAAGGAAAATGCAAGAAAAGGGAAAATGAGTGTTTTCACTGTAGAAAAAAAATATATATATTTATTTAGCTTTTTCAACTATATAGAAGGGGTAAAGCTAATATATGGGTTCATACCAGCATCCTTCTATAACCATTTCAAAACAGTTGAAAAGCCTTCTGCTCCTAGGAATATATCCAGTGATAAAATAATCTCCTTGTCTGAACTAGATGAATTAATTTCTATATTGAAGGCTGGTAATCTTAGGGACTATACCGCTTTAATGCTTATCTTTACATCGGGTTTAACTCTAAAAGAAGCTACCACCTTAAAATGGAATCAGTTTGTTGAAGATATTAACAGCAATGTAGCCCTTGAATTCATAATAAAAAATAGTGAAAAGAGGTATGTTAAAGTATCCCATGATATGACAGAGCTTTTAGCTGAATATAAAAAGTCTATAGAACCTGTAAACAAAGATTCTTTCGTATTCAAGAACAAATTTGGTAATCCCCTTAGTGGTAGGTGGCTAAGAAAAGTTTTGACTGATGCTTGTAAAAAAGCTGAATTTGAACACATATATACTCCAAGGGATTTGAGACATAGTGCAGCCGCAATGTGTCTTAAGAATGGGGCTCCTGCTGAAAAGGTTAAGGAACAATTGGGCTGGTCTGATGCTAGAATTGCTGATAGATATAATTATTCAATACCTTTTTTAGAGGATAATGCAATCGAC
- a CDS encoding MerR family transcriptional regulator, translated as MGYTIGEAAKISGLTPHTLRYYDKAGLLPFLERTESGLRNFRDGDIAWLSIINCLKSTGMSIKDIKQYITWCQMGDNTIEKRREAFVKQKEIVEEQMREYQKYLDTINYKIRYYDEALEAGTEKIHDSKNCYSTYEKSK; from the coding sequence ATGGGATATACCATTGGGGAAGCTGCAAAGATATCAGGATTAACTCCTCATACACTTCGTTACTATGATAAGGCTGGATTATTACCATTTCTTGAGCGTACTGAATCTGGACTAAGAAATTTTAGAGATGGTGATATAGCGTGGTTATCTATAATTAATTGTTTGAAAAGTACTGGGATGTCTATTAAAGACATTAAGCAATACATCACATGGTGTCAAATGGGAGATAATACTATTGAAAAACGTAGGGAAGCTTTTGTTAAGCAAAAAGAAATTGTTGAAGAGCAAATGAGAGAATATCAAAAATATTTAGATACAATCAACTACAAAATTCGGTATTACGATGAGGCCTTAGAAGCCGGAACCGAAAAAATCCATGATTCAAAAAATTGCTATTCCACCTATGAAAAATCTAAATAG
- a CDS encoding antibiotic biosynthesis monooxygenase, with the protein MIKIVAKNKIKEGKREEFINAAKELIKKSQAEEGCISYELYEDIGDSHTLTFIESWKDKESIDKHNSSAHFTAIVPILGQFIEEKDVRLYSLAK; encoded by the coding sequence ATGATCAAGATAGTTGCAAAAAATAAAATAAAAGAAGGAAAAAGAGAAGAATTTATTAATGCTGCAAAAGAGCTTATTAAGAAGAGCCAAGCAGAAGAGGGATGTATTTCTTATGAATTATATGAAGATATTGGGGATTCTCATACTTTAACATTTATAGAATCTTGGAAGGACAAGGAATCAATAGATAAGCATAATAGTTCAGCCCATTTTACGGCTATTGTTCCTATCCTTGGGCAATTTATAGAAGAGAAGGATGTAAGATTATATAGTTTAGCAAAATAA
- a CDS encoding aldo/keto reductase: protein MKNRKLGKAGVTVSEIGLGTWQLGSKWGEPFNHDEAMNILSAAKKNGINFIDTADVYNNGNSEKVIGEFMKKDIQKPFVVTKCGRQLNPHTAEMYTPEAVEKYVEESIQRMDVENLDMILLHCPPTTVYKKSDVFAKLDELKKVGKIKHYGVSVEKVEEAIEAMNYDISAIEIIFNMFRLKPAEKLFDLAKEKNIGIIVRVPLASGLLTGKFNKTTSFGESDHRSFNRNGEHFDKGETFSGVDYDLGLEAVQELKKVFGTENLVPYALKWILMHDAVSVVIPGASKTSQVESNIKASELPALSKKQMNEVKAIYDKYIKESVHNNW from the coding sequence ATGAAAAATAGGAAATTAGGTAAAGCAGGGGTAACAGTAAGTGAAATTGGACTTGGTACATGGCAATTAGGCTCAAAATGGGGAGAACCATTCAATCATGATGAAGCAATGAATATTTTGAGTGCAGCAAAAAAAAATGGTATAAACTTTATAGATACAGCCGATGTTTATAATAATGGAAATAGTGAAAAAGTTATTGGGGAATTCATGAAAAAAGATATACAAAAGCCTTTCGTAGTTACGAAATGTGGCCGTCAGTTAAATCCCCATACTGCAGAAATGTATACTCCAGAGGCTGTTGAAAAATACGTTGAAGAAAGTATTCAGAGGATGGATGTTGAAAATCTAGATATGATTCTATTGCATTGTCCCCCTACTACTGTATACAAAAAAAGCGATGTATTTGCTAAACTTGATGAGTTAAAAAAAGTAGGGAAGATTAAACACTATGGTGTAAGTGTTGAAAAAGTAGAAGAAGCAATTGAAGCAATGAATTATGATATTTCAGCCATCGAAATAATATTTAATATGTTTAGATTAAAACCCGCTGAAAAATTATTTGATTTAGCAAAAGAAAAAAATATTGGAATTATTGTTAGGGTTCCCTTAGCCAGTGGTTTGTTAACAGGGAAATTTAATAAAACAACATCTTTTGGTGAAAGCGATCATCGTTCATTTAATAGAAATGGTGAACATTTCGATAAAGGGGAAACTTTCTCAGGTGTTGATTATGATTTAGGACTAGAGGCGGTACAAGAGTTAAAAAAAGTATTTGGAACGGAGAATTTGGTACCCTATGCTTTAAAATGGATTTTGATGCATGATGCAGTTTCCGTTGTTATACCGGGTGCAAGTAAAACTTCACAGGTAGAATCAAATATAAAAGCTTCGGAATTACCAGCTTTAAGCAAAAAACAGATGAATGAAGTTAAAGCTATATATGATAAATATATAAAGGAAAGTGTACATAATAATTGGTAA